A segment of the Mugil cephalus isolate CIBA_MC_2020 chromosome 13, CIBA_Mcephalus_1.1, whole genome shotgun sequence genome:
TTTCCTGTTGGCCCAGgttttccagtatttatttgACTATGAGGTGGAGGAACTTCCTGCAGGACTGTGAGTAGCATAcctctctgtcatttttatCTCCACTCATCAACTCACTGTTTGAAACTCTAGCCACATTTAATATGAATATCCAACATTATATACTATTGAACATCatcacaacatcaacaacatcattgttctgttgggaaatgtTGTTGTGGATGTTGAAAGCAGTCGAAAAGAATGGAACATGAAAAATAACCCAAGTCCTCCAGACTCCCCTGATCCAAAATTGAATGAGTATCCGACCCACAGAGACCCGAAAAGACCATAATTGGTCTCCTTTAATTTCCTCCTCCACATGGTATGTTTAAGCCTTGGTCAGTGTTAattttttaatgtcttattCCCACTACAGCTTTAAATGTGGGTATGTGATCTCAAAGTAGACTGGGAGAGCAGCAAATAGTCCATcaccataaaaatacattttttgccCTAACAGGCGTAGTAAATTGAttgctacatttttatttaacatctgtctgtgtctcttttcatctgtctgtgtctcttttcttgtcctctctgtcctctcctgtctttCCCATCTCACAGACTCGCTCCagtcttctctctgtttgtgcCTTTCTACCTGTCGATACCGAAGATGCCAGTCACTCAGGTACTGGGCCACATCCACATCACCAACAAGTCTCTGGTCTACATAGTCGGCTTGCAGGTGAGCCCTCGTACTGCTCGTACAGTGTCAAATTCTTCCTTTATATTATTTCCTCTAATGTGGAAAGTGAAACTTAAGATTAAAATGTTCAgctgtctctgtctgcctgggaaataaatagttttttttttctacgatGAATTGGCTTACAAGGTTCATCTTACATTTATTTGACGTTCCTCATCCTTCTGTGTTACAGCTCTTGACTTCCAGTCCCTTCATGTGGCTCCTGGCACTCAGTGGACTGGTGAGTAGATAAATGGGTGTTTTACTGTGTATCTAAGAGGTGTGCCGTCATTTAAAACTGTAAGAAGTGATTTATGAACGGCAGAAGTCACATGTTTGTCGAGACCTTCGGACTTGGTACACAGCCCATATGTGAGGCAGGGAATCAAAACACTGCTGAAAGGAGCTAATACGCTCTGCTAATGTTTGTGTTGGCACCATTATCAGTAGTTGCTTAAAGAAATAGTGCttaacaacattttatttcatttcatagaTGTAGTTAATTTAACATATCAGATTGTAATACATGTTTTAATAGAAGTGAATATATAAAGATTAAGAATTAATACTGACAAAGTTTTATTGATGCCAGTGCTTTTAGTGATTCTGCTTATCAGTCCACATTTGTGCGGCTGGGAGCTGAAAAGCGAGTTGAGCTGGTTGTCGTCTGAGATCTAACTTTAGCTGTTTGTCACGAGAGAATATTTGATtcgatttagttttttttttgtagtaggAAACAATCTACCAAACCTGCCTGCGTGACACTAATTTTATTAGACAGGATCTCGATCTGTACTTGCTGGGTTGAGAGGCAGCCTAATGAAACAAATACGCAGCATCCCTGGAGTTTAAGCCTGAGTTGCATGGAGAGATGTTTCTACATACAGAAAACCTTGTACTTGATACACATATTTTTACAAATGTGTCTTTCAGATCTCGGGCGGACTGTATCACTCCAATTTCCTCCGGTTACAGAAGATCCTCTTTGTGCCCGTCTGGATGTCTCGTATTGGGCGATACATCCTGGAGCCGATCTTCTCGAGTGAGTGTGTGGCTTAGAGTGTTGCAGGGCCTCGATGActaattgaataataataactgttgAGGCATTTGGCCATTCATAGGATAATGGATGGTCTTACAATGTCAAATTTTCCTTCATATTTTTTGTTcgtgctcatttttttttttaaaaaaactcttTTTCTATGTTTAATTGCTTTACgagatttatttacataataatTTGGCACTTTATTAATAAACAAAGATGATAGACTGTATTATATTTCAAAActgcaagagaaaaagaaggacggatatgtttgtgtttattatagGACAAGATTTACTAAATAGTTGTATTGAAGGATAAAGAAGGGATTTCTGAGAAAAAGCATTTGACTGAAGATGTGCTTTTTATATAAATGCACATGTTACTTTCATCTCATAAAGTCTTTGCTTTAAAGGCTGTTTACATTCAGTGGTCCGTCTTAAGTAGCTCTTCCCCTCCAGTCCCTAAAGTCCTGCCCGGCCGTTTTAAACCTTTCAGCTGTGAAGCATTACTTACTGGCCTCAAAATAGTCGGTGCTCAACAATGTTACTTTCCACATTTTGTCCCATAACTGAAATAGAAAATGGCAACACTAATCTAGTTTGGtcactgctgtgtttctgtgtgcagAAGATTGGATAGTGAGCTGCTGCAACATATCAAtatcaatttttaaaaaaaaacataaaattcagTTATTCTAGATTAATCATGGTTTCCTGTTGTGTTATAAACGTATGTGATTGTCAAGGCTCCCAACCGAGCAGAGAGACGCCTCTGGGGATGGGGGCCACCCTGGACATTCAGAGGCAGCAAAGGATGGACATGCTGGACCAGCAGCTGCTACTGGCCCAATACAACGAGGCCCGGAGGAACGCCAGACCACAGccgcaggtacacacacacacacacacacacagacttattAGTGAACCCAGCGGACACAATGTCAGACTGTGGTTGCAGCTCTACTGTCTCTGTCGTCTCCACACGTACAGCAAGGACTCGATTCtgactctgtgtttttgtgtgtgtttgtagggtGGGTTGTTACAGTGGACCAGGCTGTTCCCCTCCCTGAGACAAAGAGGACAGAATCGGCCCCCGGTGCAGCCCCGTCCTCCGGCTCAGACGCAACAGTCCACACAGGCGCCGCTGCTGGACAACTCTCCTGTCGCAGAGGAACAGGTGAGTGTTCGCTGCGTGAGACGCAGCTTTGCTACCCGAGGTTCGCATCAGCCCGTGTACATGACTCAAGTGCCTTGTGAAAGCACCTAACCTGCAATTTGCACCCCAGGCGCTACACAAGTGACAGCCCAGTGCTGCTGTGTGAAAGGATTGATGGATGGGTCCAATGCAGGAATAGAACCTCCCCATCTGAGAATAATAtagtataaattattattattattaattcactCTCTGTGGTCCATATATGACTTGGAGGCCTCAGAATCTTCATAGACAGATACAATGCAAACTCATGTTACCTAATACTTTGTGCAGGGCAAATGTGATGCCATCTTAGCAACACCTTcaatctttgtttttgtttttttcccacaggtTGCGCGATTAGTAGAAATGGGCTTTTCCAGGATCGACGCCCTCGAGGCCCTCAGAGCTTCAAACAACGATATCAACATGGCAACCAACTTCCTTTTGCAACACTGAGGGAAAAGGGCTCAGTGAGGAACAAACCGCGGtgagaggagacagaaggaaTGGGTGGAAAAGAAGCAaccaaagaagaggaaagagcaagaaaatgatgcagagaatcaaaaacactgaatgccGGCGAGGAAGACATTGGTGCCACTGCTCCCTGAAGCAGCGTCAGGCCGACTTGTCCCGACCTGAGCTCGATAGCAGGCTGATTAATGAAGAAGTGTGAAGCACAAAGCGAAAGACATTTGCGTCATAGCTTTTCGACGGCCGTCGTGGTGTGAAGCAGGCGACGCGGCTCGAGGCAGACGAGTTAGACTTCCTACCTCCAAGGAGCGCCCTGTGAAAAAAATCCAGAAAGCAGATACTCACTACTCACTACTGCTGCTCGCTCCTGGAGGAAATACAAAACGGTTATTTATTTGAAGCGGAACTGATGTTGAAGAATTCAAATCCCACAGAACCTCACCATAGCTATGTGAAACACAGTCTTACGTATCCCAGTGTCATATACTGCCACTTCTGAAAAGAACATGCAAGGTTGTTGAAACAATCGTTCATCTCATGTAGGATACATTACGATCCTTTTCGTTCCAGATGTTCAGGCCGTATTCGTAGGTTGTATTCGCCATGAGGTTTCGCAagaagccacacacacatgcactctctGTATATTCCCAGCTACTTCTTTATATTTGCTAGGTTTCAAGGAAGTAGCAGGACTTAACCCTTTTCCTGATTGAGATGTTTTAACAAAGCAGTTTGACTGGCAGCTGCTGAAGGATTAAAACCGCTCTGGAGCAGATTGTTCCAGCTCACTTTTACCTCCATGTATACGGCCGTTTGGCAGGTTAGATGCGTTATCTCAGGTTCTGTTaggtgtcttcttcttctgttgatgaCATAATCACACATCTTAATTTGAGAGTAGCCCGAAGGCGGAGGTCATGTTTTACGCACGTCGCTCACACTCCGTATTTATTTCGTCTTAACAGAGTCTCTGCCAGCACATCCGTCTAAACCCTAGCAAGTCTTAAAAAGGCCTGTCGATATTTAATATGCAATATTATTACGAGAGAGGTTTATGGAGACTATGCGCTGCATAGTAACTACGTcgtgtatataaacacacatgcgAGAGGAGTAAAATTGCAGCCAGTGTGTATTGATGTCAAAGACAGAAgctagttttatattttgtgcatAACAATATTGATTCTATATGACCACTGGAGTGAGCCCgtcatttgtgtgtctgtattttcgAGAGTGACCTAACAGTATATGGGTGTGACGAGGAAGTTGTTGCATGGATGACTTCCCGGTGAACTGTAACGAATCATATTTGATCTGTGGAATAAATCGGCTTGATTACTGAGTTCATTTGAATTACTGCGACGAGCATGTTCTTGACTTTTCCATTTAATTGAAACGGAAGCGTTGCATAATTGTCCTGAATATAAAGTCTTATTTTACTCACCAGGATGTGATTCAGGGCATACACCGATAATTCACAGATGACTCGATGAGATCAGCCCACCCACGAGTTCACTGTTATTTATATGTGAATCTGTAGGCTGGGAAAATTCTTCCCGACAAGTTTCCAGGGGAGGACAGAAAGTCTCACAGTTTGTCCCCCATTGCTTACTGTACATATTGAAGCTGAGCTCTAAAAAGACGAAGggtatatttaaatacatatgtacgtttaaattgaaaaatatatactgtaaaacatACTTTAGGAAAGTGGACTTTAATGAGCTGTTTTAGTTCAGGGATGACAGCTTTGCCATCATTCCTCTGTCTCCCACCATCTCCACTGGATCAAGAGGGCGTTCCAGGACCAAGCCGGTTTTTGTGACCAGTTTCTCAAGGAAATGCTGCTgtttcataaaaaacaaaacaaaacaaaaaaaaaaacaccacagtaGATGTCCGATTCCACAACAACGTCTCTCATACTaaggttaataaataaaaataaaagacagatgtctattcaaatcacatttttataaatgaataaaacatttattgttaatGTTATTGGTGCCTTTAATGgcatgttcatttatttattaagtcgtttattcatttatttttttattctgagaGGTCAGGTCCTACTCTTATTAAAAAAGATATGTTCATTTTGTTCTAATGTTCTAATAATTTCACAAAACATTCGCACATCTTGTAAACCGTGAATCCCCTCACTGTTGTGGTGCTACTTTTCAACACATGATGGCGCTCTGTCGAAAGATAAGACGGTTTAAGGATTTCATAAAACTACCGTCTATCTACAGATTAGTCTGGCAGAAACCGATGTATAGAATATATAAAGCACGAAGCTGAAACGGGGGCATGtttggacttgttgggtttatCTTGAAGATGCTTTGCCACTCTTTTAATTGGTTTTAattgactggtggggagtttaggtttttataaCCAAACGTATATATTTCACCAAACGTATGTCATTTCAACAATATGCAAATTCaatcagatttatttacagAGTCATTTAATTCCTTCTGATAATAACAGTTTTGACCCTCCATACTATGAAAGGGTGTTAAATGAATACGGGTATTGCTGCATCACAGTATATTTCAACCAATACACTACGATCCTCCATATCACAAAGATTTTtggtagagaaaaaaaatctaggtgggattatgtgtttgttttattattattatgattacttttttaattctttattatGTCATTGGCCTTTTTAAGTTTTGCCTCACAGTTTGTTTGATCATCTTGTAATAAagttattttgtatattttgcacAATTTGTCATATCTATACTGAAGCAGTATTTTGcttcccaataaaaaaaaaaatctagaaataaaatcaagacaaatatCCCTCAGCCAGCTATTCTTGGGAaagctaatatatatatatatatctccttATCCTTATAGGGAATTTAAGATAGGAGAtagagactgaaaaaaaatggaatccACACAAGGACAGAGGCTCCATCTGCAGCACTGATTGTTGCACTGATATTcaacaaaatgcattaaataaaaaattataatcattttgtCCACTGCATGTTTTTATGATTGTGTAATTCCTGTGGGACACGTGTAAAGGAGCCAATAACATGTCATTCAAATACAATTTTACCAAACATTCACTAAACTTCTCTAAACACACTTTAATAGTTTACGTtagtgtggaaaaaaagagatcCACCTGTTCATGTTAAGCTTCCTCTCCTcactagatggagacatttAGTCAGGTCTGGGTTGTTGTTATTACCACTTGGTCCTCtgccacacccacccacccgctCCCATTCTTCCTCTGAGCAGACAGCTCCAGCAGACGGTCTCTCTCCAGGGTTGTTTAATATGAATTCAGAGAAATAATTCACATCTTTAAACCAAAGGATTTAAACACAACATCAGCACAACTGTCTCCTGAAACAGAAAGGGCAAACGCGCTATATTCTTTCATCCCCCGGTGAAATCCCACCATCGTCACGCGTTTTGCTAAAAAGGCCTCCTGAGTTCAAGTGACACAGTTTCCTTCAGCTGATGCTGAAACCAGTCGAGCGGTGAGACTTTTAATGGCTGCAGAATTGAAAGGCAGCTTAAACCAGAGCGATTGGTATCAAtgtgtcttcctgtgtttaattaaagacactgattaaaaagaagaagaaaaaaacttcgCCGACAATCAACCTCATTAAAGAAATCCTCTTGAaatgctgtctgtgtgtgcagcacTGATCACACTTCAGTTGCAGGTAATAGTTTAGAtgatttttaatgttgttgttggttttcaaATTTCATCTCAAGCTTAGGTTACGTCACTTGGTGGGCGTCTGTAAGTGGCGAAAACTTCCCGTGTCACCTCTAAAATGTGACGTCCGTCCCTGTGTGTAACCAGGAGCATCAGTACCAGTAACGGCGTGATGATGCATGGTTCGTTGAGGGGGTCTCTCCTCGTCTGGCAGCAAATCCATTGTCATTTACACTACGGCCGACTGTGGCCTTGAAGCATCAGCAGTTGTGTAGAACTATTTATCATTTCAGGCGAGCCGTCTGTGGCTCTATTAACCAAGGCCTACTATCATGTGCATCATGATATACTGCTGCTATATGGGAACACGCTGGTGTTCTATGCTCCGTTTGGGCCGTCATTCATTTGTGGCTGGTTCAGTTGAGGTTGAATGTTTGGATGAAGTATGTAGAGGTAATGCCTGTTAgtgtattgtttatttatttgcatgtggGAATGAAGCTACACCAGCTGCTGTACAAAGACTGAAAACCTGGAGAGACAGCTGGATCTGCAGGAAGGTAGCACTCTCAGTTAGCACCTCTGTGCTAACTGATGTTAAAGACTGAAACGatgaaaaaccacaaaaaaagctTGTAAATGACTGTTTGGTGGcacatatttacatgtttgcCGCAAGAGTAGGAAGCCAGAGATGCCACGCAAATTCCAAAAAGTAGCTTTGATTGCTCCAATGGCCCTAGCGCCCATGTCGAATCCAGCCCGGCAGTGAAGGAAATTCTTGAAATTAGAATACGCCCCGAGTGCATGATGACTCATCAGCATTTTCAAATGTTATAGATATGTTTTTTAATCCACTGGTGTCTAGGTGACCTGTACTGCATGTGAAACCACTTGAATTTGATCTCACATGGACTTAACATGAACCAGacattttatctatttttaatgtaaaaatatattggTGCAGCTTTAACATTGCTTATAATGATTTAGTATGTGTTCTTGCACAGAAGGGAATATTTACTCACAAATGTAATTTGTTAGTGTTCGGCGTGATTGAAATGCTTGCTGGCGGCCTGCTGCTGGTATGCATGTATCACTTCAAACACCCAGAGGCCATGACCAGCTCCAGCGTCGTCTCCACTATATTCCCTCGCCGgctctgttgccatggtgagcACATGCCGTTTTGTGTGGTTGCCATGGGTAACCCGTATTACAGCCCGCCGCCCGCTCTCATCATGTTTCTGCATGATCATTTGTATGCCTCCTGTGCTCCTAAtgctttttcaaaaagaaaagcacgAGCAGCACAGGGAAGCGCCCTCAGGGATTACCTTCTGTAGAAGCGCGCTCAGATATTCCTGACGCCGTTTCCTGAGGACGGGCAAACGTACAGCTGGATGACTTTCCCATTGTGACTTTGCATGTTTGACAAGACAAATGTCCGCTAATACGAGTGCAATTTAGAACAATGctccctcttttttcttcctcgcTGGCGAGTTCATTGCTACGGAAGGCAAGAATGCCAAATGCCTCCCACTGTTATGGTAATAATATTCAAGCTAGTGCGCGTTGAGATAATGACATCATTTGTTTGCTTGATTCCTTCTAACAATTAGAGGCTGTTAGAGGATGCCTCTCCCCACTGACGGGATATTGTAAATGTGCACATGTGTCCCCGCATGCGTGTCTGAGATCACTGTGCACCAACTGTGGGAACGTTTAGATTGCATTCTTAGGGCAGACAGCGAACGGCAAAGGCCACTGATGTTTTCCTCCAGTCGTTTATCCAGGAACTTCGTACTTAATGGGGCACAACAGTGTACCTGCCTTTAGGGCACTCTGAGGTTTGGCATTTCACTTCCACTGTGTACCGGCTCCTGTGTGCCACTTATGGTCTGTTTAGTCTGCGCTCGCTTCGGTTACGTC
Coding sequences within it:
- the ubac2 gene encoding ubiquitin-associated domain-containing protein 2 encodes the protein MFTTTGSRGLYKAPLCKSLLLVLNGLTVMLTLLPQYQELFVYNLRDVTQQHQLWRLLCGRLVCLDVKDSFCSSLLIYNFRIFERRFGTRKFASFLLGTWCLSALMDFLLAQVFQYLFDYEVEELPAGLLAPVFSLFVPFYLSIPKMPVTQVLGHIHITNKSLVYIVGLQLLTSSPFMWLLALSGLISGGLYHSNFLRLQKILFVPVWMSRIGRYILEPIFSSSQPSRETPLGMGATLDIQRQQRMDMLDQQLLLAQYNEARRNARPQPQGGLLQWTRLFPSLRQRGQNRPPVQPRPPAQTQQSTQAPLLDNSPVAEEQVARLVEMGFSRIDALEALRASNNDINMATNFLLQH